The Neptunomonas concharum genomic interval GTTTTCGTCCCATTCTCAGAACACTGGATGGGCAAACCGACTTAGACCCGGAACAATGCTTCCAGCTACGCACATTACTGATCCATCATTATCGACGCCTGCTGCTACGCGACCCTCGGTTACCCGAAAAACTGTTACCTGCTGACTGGGTTGGCACATCAGCTAGAATACTCTGTCGAAACATTTATCGACAGATCTTCCAGCCAGCAGAACTTTACTTATCAAAAACTCAAGAAACCGCTGACGGACCACTGCCTGACCCTGCACCTCATTTTTTCAAGCGATTTGGTGGCCTTTAATCATCCATTATCACTAAAAAAATGGACATATAATATGATACATTTTTTAGCCCCCAAGGAGCCGTAATGCTATATAATTCGCTGCTCATATAAGATAATTCGACGAAAATAATCCTATGCCGTTATCAAAACCAGCCCCAAGAACACAACAACATACACGGACCGTTGTTTGTAAAGGTTATCGACGAGATGACGGATTATGGGATATCGAAGGCCATCTGGTTGATGTAAAAGATCACAGCATCACCTCTAAAGAACGTAATCAAGGCGAGATACCTGCTGGCGAACCTATTCATGATATGGCGCTACGTATCACCATCGACCTAGATTTAAATATCGTAGATGCTGAAGCCACAATGGACTTCACCCCCTTTCAGCACTGCAAAGGGATAACTCAAGCCTACAAAAAACTGATTGGAGTGCAGATTAAGCCGGGATTTACCAAAGTAACAAAGACCCTATTTAGTGGAGAAAACGGCTGCACACACCTGTTAGAGCTATTGGGGCCCATAGCTACAGCAGCCTATCAAGCAACTTATCAAGATAGAGAGAAAGAAGAAAACTGGGAACCTGGCAAGCCACTTCCACCTGTTATGAACACCTGCCACACATGGAACCAGAGAAGCCCAGTCGTACAAAAACACTGGCCACACTTTGCACTCTTTGATTCTGACAACACTAAGGCTTAACGCCCCCAATACTGATCTATAAGGGTAGATAATTGGTCTGCAATAAAACCCTCGAAGTGACCAATCTCCTCATTAAACAGCGCCAGAAACTTTCCCGCTTGGTCGCTGTTAATCATTTTA includes:
- a CDS encoding DUF2889 domain-containing protein, producing MPLSKPAPRTQQHTRTVVCKGYRRDDGLWDIEGHLVDVKDHSITSKERNQGEIPAGEPIHDMALRITIDLDLNIVDAEATMDFTPFQHCKGITQAYKKLIGVQIKPGFTKVTKTLFSGENGCTHLLELLGPIATAAYQATYQDREKEENWEPGKPLPPVMNTCHTWNQRSPVVQKHWPHFALFDSDNTKA